The Chryseobacterium sp. 52 genome includes a region encoding these proteins:
- a CDS encoding SDR family oxidoreductase, with the protein MNTENNNELVLVTGGSGFVALHAIQQLLEKGYHVRATVRSLNRKDEVIAALKNGGVTGYENVEFAETDLSSDSGWKEAMKNVTYVLHIASPIFLHLPKHEDEMIRPAVDGTLRVLTAARDAGVKRVVMTSNFGAVGYSHKDPTQLITEESWTDPNEKGLSAYNKSKVYAERAAWDFIKREGGNLELTVINPTAIFGPSFSAKLSSGFELLKNMLDGSMKAIPNIELAIVDVRDLADLHIRAMESPDAKGQRFLALSGGTMTLPQIAKFLKEKIPEASQNISTKTLADWQVRIAALFDKRAKAIVPLIGVNRKASNEKAKRLLGWQPRTNEQAIIATVESLLKYNQI; encoded by the coding sequence ATGAACACAGAAAATAATAACGAATTGGTTTTGGTTACCGGAGGTTCAGGATTTGTTGCACTGCATGCTATTCAGCAACTTCTGGAGAAAGGCTATCATGTAAGAGCTACAGTCCGTTCATTGAACAGAAAAGATGAAGTCATTGCAGCTCTTAAAAATGGAGGAGTGACCGGATATGAAAATGTAGAATTCGCTGAAACAGATTTATCTTCTGATAGCGGTTGGAAGGAAGCTATGAAGAATGTCACGTATGTTTTACATATCGCATCTCCTATTTTCTTACACTTGCCCAAACATGAAGATGAAATGATACGTCCTGCTGTAGACGGAACTTTACGTGTGCTGACTGCTGCAAGAGATGCCGGAGTAAAACGTGTGGTGATGACTTCCAATTTCGGAGCAGTAGGATATAGTCATAAAGATCCTACCCAACTGATCACTGAAGAAAGCTGGACAGACCCCAATGAGAAAGGCCTATCTGCTTACAATAAATCGAAAGTATATGCTGAACGGGCAGCCTGGGATTTTATCAAAAGGGAAGGAGGAAATCTTGAACTGACTGTTATCAATCCCACCGCTATTTTTGGACCTTCATTCTCTGCTAAATTATCAAGCGGATTTGAACTCCTGAAAAATATGCTGGACGGTTCTATGAAAGCAATTCCTAATATAGAGCTTGCCATTGTGGATGTAAGAGATCTGGCAGATCTTCATATCCGTGCCATGGAAAGCCCTGATGCAAAGGGACAAAGATTTCTCGCCCTTTCAGGAGGTACCATGACTTTACCACAGATTGCAAAGTTTTTGAAAGAGAAAATACCCGAAGCTTCACAGAATATCTCTACCAAAACCTTAGCAGACTGGCAGGTACGTATAGCTGCCTTATTTGATAAAAGAGCAAAAGCAATCGTACCACTGATCGGGGTAAACCGTAAAGCCAGTAATGAGAAGGCTAAAA
- a CDS encoding glycoside hydrolase family 19 protein: MNTLNDDENSFPKGQPSSDDEPQTQNTEDLKAENSQKMEDKRAERAEKDSKSDGLLLAIHGAKVKFNAHLGEFKVLNDVPTTQDKLTGTIVEKLPANFTFYDGFQMISLTAWQDFGTAKVQDNYVLLKKSTLPGIGKMPGNIPPETGKIEFVTSGQVNQPESVDAKGAPVPEQKDDKKCFCDRDFTEENIKSFYNSKKLFTAKNCPLHDEMKTYKPFTDALNKAMKDNNINTCLKKAHFLAQIETESDTLNTTMEYASGWDYDPSTHIDGYNKYKLYLDNIKRKDNPYLANNTKQLKRSYNRYKECLSHGHNSKGDGPKYKGKGLIQLTWKDTYEKYFNHLGKPKLIDSPEVIANDLSYTCDSAAWFWDDRQLGDYADKDDLIFISVRINGGLNGFDHRKNNVKSIIKLMKIEENCTTNKLESLGTYKYETSNIKNLKWGKKNKSKIEKLDD; this comes from the coding sequence ATGAATACATTAAATGACGATGAAAATAGTTTTCCCAAAGGTCAACCGTCTTCTGACGACGAACCCCAGACACAGAATACAGAAGATCTGAAAGCTGAAAACAGCCAAAAGATGGAGGATAAGCGGGCTGAAAGAGCAGAAAAAGACAGTAAATCAGACGGTTTGCTTTTGGCAATACATGGGGCAAAAGTAAAATTCAATGCTCATTTAGGTGAATTTAAAGTTTTAAATGATGTACCTACCACACAGGATAAACTCACAGGAACCATTGTAGAAAAGCTACCTGCAAATTTTACATTTTATGATGGCTTTCAGATGATATCCCTCACAGCATGGCAGGATTTTGGGACGGCTAAAGTGCAGGACAATTACGTGTTATTAAAAAAATCAACATTACCGGGCATAGGCAAAATGCCGGGGAATATACCCCCTGAAACTGGAAAGATAGAGTTTGTTACTTCCGGACAGGTTAATCAACCAGAAAGTGTTGATGCAAAAGGGGCTCCGGTGCCTGAGCAGAAAGATGACAAAAAATGCTTCTGTGATAGGGATTTTACAGAGGAAAACATTAAATCATTTTATAATTCTAAAAAATTGTTTACTGCAAAGAACTGCCCTTTACATGATGAAATGAAAACATATAAGCCTTTTACAGATGCTTTAAATAAGGCTATGAAAGATAATAACATTAATACTTGTCTTAAGAAGGCACACTTTCTTGCGCAGATTGAAACGGAATCGGACACACTCAATACGACAATGGAATACGCTTCGGGATGGGACTACGATCCTTCTACTCATATTGACGGATACAATAAATACAAATTGTATCTTGATAATATAAAAAGAAAAGACAATCCATATTTAGCAAATAACACAAAGCAATTGAAACGTTCCTATAATAGATATAAAGAATGTTTAAGTCATGGTCATAATTCAAAAGGAGATGGACCAAAATATAAAGGTAAGGGGTTGATCCAACTTACCTGGAAAGATACATATGAAAAATATTTTAATCATTTAGGCAAACCGAAATTAATCGACTCTCCAGAAGTTATTGCAAATGATTTATCATATACTTGTGATTCAGCTGCTTGGTTTTGGGACGACAGACAACTTGGAGACTATGCTGATAAAGATGACTTGATTTTTATTTCTGTCAGAATTAATGGTGGACTAAATGGTTTTGATCATAGAAAAAATAATGTTAAATCTATTATTAAATTAATGAAAATTGAAGAAAATTGTACAACAAATAAATTGGAATCACTCGGAACTTATAAATATGAAACAAGCAATATTAAAAATCTCAAATGGGGCAAAAAGAATAAATCAAAAATTGAAAAACTTGATGATTAA
- a CDS encoding T6SS phospholipase effector Tle1-like catalytic domain-containing protein codes for MGKTFVYNTGNPLPDPPGTVKLSFGVFFDGTRNNLKNTEIRKKVQGKGEFRNISATEEERKIFEKYAKDDNSFGNDFTNVARKYMCTQRTTYSLYVEGIATIDKADDEGGGFKYGRGKTGVVGKVRNGSTALAKIVNDSKKKDTEAIILTIDIFGFSRGAAAARNFAYNLQMGAYAPKGYYPPVQGASRIDVDHETSESMAIEKSWVKDGLLPKFGHFGTSLLQAGLSRDLVDSMTINVRFIGVYDTVASYDPTCLLLPNFRKKVTELHLHELGSPRKAVHFTAADEHRKNFSLTRFLPVELHTGIERNFPGVHSDVGGSYNHDVMSPAEISESAYKPDPVEGVTEREYVWLEKAYFSGSLDAFRDELIEQGWFKKEQLAIEAHWKYTLTGTRYLYRGYSFIPLHFMCDYALPYLNEDKEYLYYSKIMADYALNDTFLDEVKAYMKDHIIDKNESWTLKGNFKHEEEEPEIEEETKVEGPVETPVNNSTPVQLEEVVVTAYKSDYLLRKLKNRYLHRSAKINTLMDTLAYAPTDDRKRMEF; via the coding sequence ATGGGAAAAACTTTTGTTTACAATACGGGCAATCCGTTGCCAGATCCACCCGGAACTGTAAAACTTAGTTTTGGGGTGTTCTTCGATGGAACCAGAAATAATCTGAAAAATACTGAAATCCGTAAAAAAGTTCAGGGAAAAGGAGAGTTTCGCAATATTTCTGCAACAGAAGAAGAAAGAAAGATTTTTGAAAAATATGCTAAAGACGACAACAGTTTTGGAAATGATTTTACCAACGTTGCAAGAAAGTATATGTGTACCCAAAGAACTACTTATTCATTGTACGTAGAAGGTATTGCCACTATCGATAAAGCAGATGATGAAGGAGGAGGCTTTAAATATGGTCGTGGAAAAACAGGAGTGGTAGGAAAAGTGAGAAATGGAAGCACAGCTTTAGCAAAAATAGTTAATGATTCAAAGAAAAAAGATACCGAAGCAATCATACTTACGATTGATATTTTCGGATTTAGTCGTGGCGCAGCAGCAGCACGAAATTTTGCCTATAATTTACAGATGGGAGCATATGCCCCAAAAGGGTATTATCCACCTGTGCAGGGCGCTTCGAGAATTGACGTAGACCACGAGACAAGTGAATCTATGGCCATCGAGAAATCATGGGTAAAAGATGGTTTACTTCCTAAATTCGGACATTTTGGAACATCACTTTTACAGGCAGGATTAAGCCGTGACTTAGTAGACTCTATGACCATTAATGTCAGATTTATTGGGGTGTATGATACGGTAGCCTCTTATGACCCTACCTGTCTTCTTCTCCCTAATTTCAGGAAGAAAGTTACAGAGCTTCACTTGCACGAATTGGGTTCCCCAAGAAAAGCGGTACATTTTACAGCGGCTGATGAACATCGGAAAAATTTTTCTCTGACAAGGTTTCTGCCTGTAGAACTTCATACCGGAATTGAAAGAAATTTTCCGGGAGTACACAGCGATGTGGGAGGAAGTTACAACCATGATGTCATGTCCCCGGCAGAAATCAGTGAAAGCGCTTACAAACCGGATCCTGTAGAAGGAGTTACCGAAAGAGAATACGTTTGGCTTGAAAAGGCTTATTTTTCCGGATCATTAGACGCTTTTAGAGATGAATTAATTGAGCAGGGCTGGTTTAAAAAAGAGCAGTTAGCCATTGAAGCGCACTGGAAATATACACTTACCGGAACCCGCTATCTGTACAGAGGATACAGCTTTATTCCACTCCATTTTATGTGTGACTACGCTTTGCCCTATCTTAATGAAGATAAAGAGTACCTGTACTATTCAAAAATAATGGCAGATTACGCTTTGAATGATACTTTCTTAGATGAAGTAAAAGCCTATATGAAAGATCATATTATAGATAAAAATGAAAGCTGGACACTCAAAGGAAATTTCAAACACGAAGAGGAAGAACCGGAAATTGAAGAAGAAACCAAGGTAGAAGGACCGGTTGAAACGCCTGTTAATAATTCAACTCCGGTACAACTGGAAGAAGTCGTTGTTACGGCATATAAGTCAGATTATCTCCTTAGAAAACTTAAAAACAGATACCTGCACCGATCTGCAAAAATCAATACATTAATGGATACCCTTGCCTATGCACCAACGGATGATAGAAAAAGAATGGAATTTTAA
- a CDS encoding DUF2931 family protein — MNKTIKYLLSFLFFIQISCQKKKEHQKTKAMTKYEWLDATSAPLGYPVDVYRGGLESSDGEFTSLYSGTTAGSWGEANRGMNNGEKSIPNHLHVIWVSYAEKIFYEADTDIDYEKMIALFRNGYYTPSDGDDPNPRKENYNQIIVGFAPGGVVVVWLSGGGRQVEIGRYEGKKITIPKSEIDALSPGPQKNMFDPGYQSKIMHEFGIVPEEVAKANEGKPIPYGLWDSYRTEYNWTLVTELPNDLKNKDVGIYAYNGNREELFGETLVQKYPKIIPDNVKWNTPQKRTIPGKVDFSWVDENRYYSEIEFDKNEIFSAFKEVSSAEPNAEIELKVTVNIPKTSASVQLISGKKQVWLKNSKIMVRKTKYKD, encoded by the coding sequence ATGAACAAAACAATAAAATATTTATTAAGCTTTTTATTCTTTATTCAGATTTCGTGTCAGAAGAAGAAAGAGCACCAAAAAACAAAAGCAATGACAAAATATGAATGGTTAGATGCCACCTCGGCTCCGTTAGGCTATCCTGTTGATGTATATCGTGGAGGCTTAGAATCTTCAGATGGAGAATTTACAAGCTTATACAGTGGAACAACTGCCGGATCGTGGGGGGAAGCAAACAGAGGAATGAATAATGGAGAAAAAAGCATTCCCAATCATTTGCATGTAATTTGGGTGTCCTATGCTGAGAAAATATTTTATGAGGCCGATACAGATATAGATTATGAGAAAATGATTGCCCTTTTCCGGAATGGATATTATACACCTTCAGATGGAGACGATCCAAACCCTAGAAAAGAAAATTACAATCAGATTATTGTAGGTTTTGCTCCGGGTGGAGTAGTTGTAGTTTGGCTTTCCGGAGGAGGCAGGCAGGTAGAAATAGGAAGATATGAAGGGAAGAAAATCACAATCCCAAAGTCCGAAATAGATGCTTTGAGCCCGGGACCTCAGAAGAATATGTTTGATCCCGGATATCAAAGCAAAATTATGCATGAATTTGGAATTGTTCCGGAAGAAGTAGCGAAGGCAAACGAAGGTAAGCCTATTCCATACGGATTGTGGGACAGCTATAGAACAGAATATAACTGGACATTAGTGACCGAATTACCTAATGACCTGAAAAATAAAGATGTTGGAATTTATGCTTATAACGGCAATCGGGAGGAACTTTTTGGAGAAACATTAGTTCAGAAATATCCAAAAATAATTCCGGATAATGTTAAATGGAATACCCCTCAAAAAAGAACCATTCCAGGTAAAGTCGATTTTTCCTGGGTTGATGAGAACAGATATTATAGTGAAATTGAGTTTGATAAAAATGAAATATTTTCTGCATTTAAGGAAGTTTCTTCTGCTGAACCTAATGCTGAAATTGAATTAAAAGTTACTGTTAATATCCCTAAAACCTCTGCTTCTGTGCAATTGATCAGCGGTAAAAAGCAGGTTTGGCTGAAAAACAGTAAAATTATGGTACGTAAAACTAAATACAAAGATTAA
- a CDS encoding type VI secretion system Vgr family protein produces MDKNISNSDKITENHIPGINRVVKLDIVIDGKLIKHFKYFRLKQSVRKHHEFELILINDTLSERQNHELEQANKFLGGRLTVNFTYKDVDNSPERTFVGVITKVGFSQENQSMGNIVLKGYSPTILLDSAPHTQSFGGDQPVNMGIIATNVIKQGIESSKFDVKVNAKASSQILYSTQYDETHYNYLCRMAEGYGEQFYYDGEVLHFGNMPPQNKALELVYGSNVSDVNVELKAVHIKPSFYGYNSSSNAKLSSGETPIQHMGNLAKTAYQNNEGIFKTPSLQVAPIKAATDMDVVISQTATSGSKAVEVFTVSGGTTIPFLYPGCIADIKMRKTDSNQTSYFTKLMMTEVTHEVDALGNYSGRFEAIASDTGYIPKPDFAVPIAQPQIATVISNTDPQGQGRVTVRFDWQMNDNTNFIRMMAPDAGGTDQITQNRGYVAVPEVGDQVMVGFVHNHPDRPFVMGGMFHGGTALGGGINNHLKSIQTRSGIRILMNDEEGSVNIIDPSGNNYFMDGAGNITVTAPKNMTFNAGENLSINVGKDMKTSVGNDHAIDITNNHQFTSKNYKQTVNENKTINITGDLNETTSTTTHNAKNGDIVLQSAGVAKMLGKIDAKVNKG; encoded by the coding sequence ATGGACAAAAATATCTCAAATTCCGATAAAATTACAGAGAATCATATTCCTGGTATTAACCGTGTGGTGAAACTGGATATTGTGATTGATGGCAAGCTTATTAAGCATTTCAAATATTTCCGGCTGAAGCAAAGTGTGAGAAAACACCATGAGTTTGAACTGATCCTTATCAATGACACACTCTCTGAAAGGCAAAATCACGAACTGGAACAAGCCAATAAATTTCTAGGCGGAAGACTCACTGTCAATTTCACATATAAAGATGTTGATAATAGTCCTGAAAGAACTTTTGTAGGGGTTATTACAAAAGTAGGATTCAGTCAGGAAAATCAGAGTATGGGAAATATTGTGCTGAAAGGTTACAGTCCTACTATTTTATTGGACAGTGCTCCTCATACCCAGAGTTTTGGTGGAGACCAGCCTGTAAACATGGGTATTATTGCAACCAATGTGATAAAACAGGGAATAGAAAGTAGTAAGTTTGATGTTAAAGTCAATGCAAAAGCTTCCTCTCAAATTCTATACAGCACTCAGTATGATGAGACTCATTACAATTATCTCTGCAGAATGGCGGAAGGCTATGGAGAGCAGTTTTACTACGATGGTGAAGTCTTGCACTTCGGAAATATGCCTCCTCAAAATAAAGCATTGGAACTGGTGTACGGAAGTAATGTCTCTGATGTGAATGTTGAATTGAAAGCAGTACATATCAAACCCAGTTTTTACGGATACAACAGCAGTTCCAATGCAAAGCTCAGTTCCGGAGAAACCCCCATACAGCATATGGGAAATTTAGCAAAAACAGCCTATCAGAATAATGAAGGGATCTTTAAAACGCCTTCATTACAGGTTGCTCCTATAAAAGCCGCAACGGATATGGATGTGGTTATTTCACAAACCGCCACATCAGGAAGTAAGGCCGTAGAAGTCTTTACCGTATCTGGTGGAACCACTATTCCCTTTTTATATCCCGGATGTATTGCTGATATTAAAATGCGGAAAACAGACAGCAATCAGACATCATATTTTACAAAACTCATGATGACGGAAGTCACCCATGAAGTGGATGCATTAGGAAACTATTCAGGAAGATTTGAAGCAATTGCTTCAGATACAGGATACATACCAAAACCAGACTTTGCTGTCCCCATTGCACAGCCACAGATTGCTACCGTAATATCAAACACTGATCCCCAGGGGCAGGGCAGGGTAACTGTAAGATTCGACTGGCAAATGAACGACAATACAAACTTTATACGGATGATGGCTCCCGATGCGGGCGGAACCGATCAGATTACTCAGAACAGAGGGTATGTAGCCGTACCGGAAGTGGGAGATCAGGTTATGGTAGGTTTTGTACATAACCATCCGGACAGACCTTTTGTGATGGGAGGAATGTTTCATGGTGGAACTGCTTTAGGCGGTGGTATAAACAATCATTTAAAGTCTATACAGACGAGAAGTGGCATCAGGATTTTAATGAATGATGAGGAAGGAAGCGTCAATATTATAGACCCAAGCGGAAACAATTATTTTATGGATGGAGCAGGTAATATTACGGTTACAGCACCTAAAAATATGACTTTCAATGCGGGCGAGAACCTTAGTATTAATGTTGGAAAAGACATGAAAACAAGTGTTGGTAATGATCATGCGATTGATATTACGAATAATCATCAGTTTACTTCAAAGAACTATAAGCAGACGGTAAATGAGAATAAAACGATCAATATAACAGGAGATTTGAACGAAACGACTTCCACGACCACTCATAACGCTAAAAATGGCGATATTGTATTACAGAGCGCCGGAGTTGCCAAAATGCTTGGTAAAATAGACGCTAAGGTGAATAAAGGATAA
- the tssD gene encoding type VI secretion system tube protein TssD: MAEKNSRGILKFNGGEGQKLLKLNYSVSRSTDVSGRVASDPSNALIKITVEATEKSDILESLLNGKYKPTTGEVTFNKSHEEGTLTTLKWENGYVIQHEVDFDAVDENSMYISFIISAELIDLGTSSYKAEWPTS; this comes from the coding sequence ATGGCAGAAAAAAATTCTAGAGGAATTTTAAAATTCAACGGAGGTGAAGGACAGAAGTTATTAAAACTTAACTACAGTGTATCCCGTTCTACAGACGTATCAGGAAGAGTAGCATCAGATCCTTCTAATGCTCTTATTAAAATCACAGTAGAGGCGACAGAAAAGTCAGATATTCTGGAAAGCCTTCTGAATGGAAAATATAAGCCTACAACAGGAGAAGTAACGTTCAACAAATCTCACGAAGAAGGAACATTAACTACCTTGAAATGGGAGAACGGATATGTGATCCAGCACGAAGTAGATTTCGATGCAGTAGATGAAAACAGTATGTACATCAGCTTTATAATAAGTGCAGAACTTATTGACCTGGGTACTTCTTCTTACAAAGCAGAATGGCCTACTTCTTAA
- a CDS encoding ABC transporter permease/substrate-binding protein, protein MTQQSLWQFIIEQQEKLFTQILQHLGLTFLSLLLAIIVGVPLGILIARKRKLSNPVLGIAGILQTIPSIALLGFMIPAFGIGAKPAIVALLIYALLPIIRNTYTGITGVEPAVIEAAKAMGMNRSQLLFKVELPLAMPVIIAGIRTAAVINVGVATLASFVAAGGLGEFIFGGISLNNTNMILAGAIPAALLAIVLDQTIAMIQKSGYRLFQKLKYIVPVLLIIIGAAYVLSSTSEKKLKAGFTPEFMGRQDGDLGLRSVYGLNVNPVVVNDAIMYKAAYEKDLDLISGYSTDGRIKAFDLYVLEDDKKIFPPYFAAPIIKTKTLEKFPELEETLNLLAGKFNDSIMTDLNYQSDYLHQTPEKIAKNFLIKNKLYKNSRNGSSKTVRIGSKIFGEQYILTEMYKMLIEGYTDYKVETKTGLGGTKICFDALVNDAIDFYPEYTGTGLLVLLKPTEKTIKNVTLIAEKTYSYVNSEFEKQYGIQWLKPLGFNNSYALMMRRKQSEALHIKTISDLKKYFEVK, encoded by the coding sequence ATGACGCAGCAAAGCCTTTGGCAGTTTATTATTGAACAGCAGGAAAAATTATTCACCCAGATTCTACAGCATTTGGGGCTTACGTTTCTGTCTTTACTATTGGCGATTATTGTTGGGGTACCGTTGGGAATCCTGATTGCCAGGAAAAGAAAGCTTTCCAACCCTGTTCTTGGTATTGCGGGAATTCTGCAGACTATCCCAAGTATTGCTCTGCTGGGTTTTATGATTCCGGCATTTGGTATAGGTGCCAAACCAGCTATTGTAGCATTATTGATTTACGCCCTTTTACCCATCATTCGCAATACGTACACCGGAATAACAGGGGTAGAACCGGCTGTTATTGAAGCCGCAAAAGCAATGGGAATGAACAGGAGCCAGCTTCTTTTTAAAGTTGAACTCCCTTTGGCCATGCCCGTTATCATCGCAGGAATAAGAACGGCAGCCGTTATCAATGTTGGGGTAGCCACATTAGCATCATTTGTGGCAGCAGGAGGTTTGGGAGAATTTATCTTTGGAGGAATCTCACTGAATAATACCAATATGATTCTGGCAGGGGCAATTCCGGCAGCTTTACTCGCTATTGTATTGGATCAGACCATTGCCATGATCCAGAAATCCGGATATCGGTTGTTTCAGAAACTAAAATATATAGTCCCTGTTTTACTGATCATTATTGGAGCAGCTTATGTACTGTCTTCCACTTCGGAGAAAAAGCTGAAAGCAGGTTTTACACCTGAATTTATGGGAAGGCAGGATGGTGATCTTGGTTTGCGCTCCGTGTATGGGCTTAATGTAAATCCTGTCGTTGTAAATGATGCCATTATGTACAAAGCGGCTTACGAAAAGGATTTGGATCTTATCAGCGGATATTCTACCGATGGCAGGATTAAAGCATTCGATCTCTATGTCCTGGAGGATGACAAAAAGATATTTCCGCCCTATTTTGCAGCCCCGATTATTAAAACCAAAACACTGGAGAAATTTCCGGAACTGGAAGAAACTTTGAATCTGCTGGCAGGTAAATTTAATGATTCAATCATGACAGATCTGAATTACCAATCTGATTATCTTCATCAGACCCCTGAAAAAATAGCAAAGAATTTTTTAATTAAAAATAAACTGTATAAAAATTCCCGGAACGGAAGCTCAAAAACAGTTCGGATTGGCTCAAAGATTTTTGGAGAGCAGTACATTCTCACAGAAATGTATAAAATGCTGATTGAAGGCTACACAGACTATAAAGTGGAAACAAAAACGGGCTTGGGCGGAACCAAAATCTGTTTTGATGCTTTGGTGAATGATGCCATTGATTTTTACCCCGAATATACAGGAACCGGACTTCTGGTATTGCTAAAACCTACAGAAAAAACCATTAAGAACGTAACCCTGATTGCAGAAAAAACATACAGCTACGTCAATTCTGAATTTGAAAAACAGTATGGAATTCAATGGTTAAAACCTCTTGGATTTAATAATTCCTATGCATTGATGATGCGTAGAAAACAATCTGAAGCCCTTCACATAAAGACGATATCAGATCTTAAAAAATATTTTGAAGTGAAGTGA
- a CDS encoding ABC transporter ATP-binding protein: MITVESVSKNFNGKPAVDSISFQAYDQEILVLLGTSGCGKTTTLKMINRLIEADSGNILIDGKNIRDQKIEELRMGIGFVMQHSGLFPHYTIQQNIAVVPELLKWEKKKTADRTYELLSKLHLSEEVLSRFPNELSGGQQQRVGIARALIANTPVLLMDEPFGALDNITKADIHSEFKSLEELKNKTIILVTHDVQEAFELGHRICLMDQGRIIQTGTPKEMLYHAQNDFVTGFFAENRLLLEYKITTLKDMVPFLSSENVYHEFNLTENTSVWSALQKLSSDHKNTVYYENLIRAFNDYRKLQIA, translated from the coding sequence ATGATTACAGTAGAATCAGTTTCAAAGAATTTTAATGGAAAACCGGCAGTAGACAGTATTTCCTTTCAGGCGTATGATCAGGAAATTTTGGTGCTTCTGGGAACCAGCGGCTGTGGAAAAACAACCACTCTTAAAATGATCAACCGGCTTATAGAAGCAGATTCCGGGAATATTTTAATTGACGGTAAAAATATCCGTGACCAGAAAATAGAAGAACTTCGTATGGGAATTGGCTTTGTGATGCAGCATTCCGGATTGTTTCCCCATTACACCATTCAGCAGAATATTGCGGTTGTTCCGGAATTACTGAAATGGGAGAAGAAAAAAACAGCAGACAGAACCTACGAACTTTTAAGTAAGCTTCATCTTTCAGAAGAAGTACTTTCACGATTCCCCAATGAATTGAGTGGCGGTCAGCAGCAGAGAGTAGGCATTGCAAGAGCATTGATTGCCAATACCCCTGTTTTGTTGATGGATGAACCTTTTGGAGCATTGGATAATATCACGAAAGCAGATATTCATTCAGAATTTAAATCGCTGGAAGAGCTGAAAAATAAAACCATAATACTGGTTACCCACGATGTACAGGAAGCCTTTGAGCTGGGGCATAGAATATGTTTAATGGATCAGGGCAGGATTATTCAGACAGGCACACCAAAAGAAATGCTTTATCACGCTCAAAATGATTTTGTCACTGGCTTTTTTGCTGAAAACAGATTGTTACTGGAATATAAAATCACCACCTTAAAAGATATGGTCCCTTTTCTTTCCTCAGAAAATGTTTATCATGAATTTAATTTAACAGAAAATACCAGCGTTTGGAGTGCTTTGCAGAAATTAAGTTCAGACCATAAAAATACAGTGTATTACGAAAACCTGATCAGGGCATTCAATGATTACAGAAAATTACAGATCGCATGA